One genomic segment of Theobroma cacao cultivar B97-61/B2 chromosome 6, Criollo_cocoa_genome_V2, whole genome shotgun sequence includes these proteins:
- the LOC18595842 gene encoding probable 2-oxoglutarate-dependent dioxygenase AOP1 has protein sequence MTKSAEMSSETPVRLPVIDSSKQDLKPGSADWELVKVQVRQALQEYGCFEALFDKVLELGKPLIGALEELFDLPLQTKTRYVSEKVFRGYYGPKAPLHESMVIDEANVAENVEQRLTNILWPQGNSSFSETLLSFSSLASGLEKTIRRMILESFGLEKYMDKHMESTNYILRVMKYEGPHTSEPTIGARAHSDQNMVTLLHQNEVNGLEIQTKDGEWINVKPSPASFIVMIGESLSVWLNGRLPSPYHRVMITGNKARYSSGLFATTKGGYKVKVPEELVDEENPLLFKPFDYEEFLEFYSTEAARGALGSGLKAYCSV, from the exons ATGACAAAGTCAGCAGAGATGAGCTCCGAAACCCCGGTTAGGCTTCCGGTCATAGATTCCTCAAAGCAGGACCTGAAGCCGGGCAGCGCTGACTGGGAGTTGGTGAAGGTCCAAGTCCGGCAAGCACTCCAGGAGTACGGTTGTTTCGAGGCTTTGTTCGACAAAGTCCTGGAGCTTGGGAAGCCATTAATTGGAGCCCTGGAAGAGCTTTTTGACCTGCCTTTGCAAACAAAAACGAGATATGTTTCCGAGAAGGTCTTTCGTGGCTATTATGGGCCTAAGGCACCACTGCATGAAAGCATGGTCATTGATGAAGCAAATGTTGCTGAAAACGTTGAACAACGCCTTACTAACATCTTGTGGCCCCAAGGAAATTCAAGTTTCAG CGAAACTCTGCTATCTTTCTCATCGCTAGCTTCAGGATTAGAGAAAACAATTAGAAGGATGATTTTGGAGAGTTTTGGTCTAGAGAAATACATGGATAAGCACATGGAGTCCACCAATTATATTCTGAGGGTCATGAAATATGAAGGGCCCCACACCAGCGAGCCAACCATTGGGGCACGTGCTCACTCTGACCAGAATATGGTGACCTTGTTGCATCAAAATGAGGTTAATGGATTGGAGATTCAAACCAAAGATGGCGAATGGATCAATGTAAAACCCTCACCGGCCTCTTTCATTGTCATGATTGGAGAATCCCTCAGC GTATGGTTAAATGGTCGTTTGCCTTCTCCATATCATCGCGTGATGATAACGGGGAACAAGGCAAGATACAGCTCCGGATTGTTTGCAACCACGAAAGGAGGCTACAAAGTAAAGGTTCCAGAAGAGCTTGTGGATGAAGAAAATCCCTTGCTTTTCAAACCTTTTGACTACGAGGAATTCTTGGAATTTTATTCCACCGAGGCTGCCCGAGGTGCTCTTGGATCTGGTCTTAAGGCTTATTGCAGTGTCTAA